From Novipirellula galeiformis, the proteins below share one genomic window:
- a CDS encoding metallophosphoesterase family protein, producing MSKRRILHAADIHLDSPLQNLESYEDAPVDQIRGASRRALENLVRLAIDEEVDLVVIAGDLYDGDWRDQNTGLFFVAQAAKLTRAGIPLVVIRGNHDAQNIMTSSLPLPKNPDGSEIMLAAEKVDCRIFESIGVAVHGRSFRKKAETDDLSKTYPKPLSGMFNLGLLHTSLTGAEGHDNYSPCKPAELTAKEYDYWALGHIHIRGEHGTEDGAPIVFSGNIQGRHIRESGEKGCVIIDINSRGKCTRTFHPLDVVRWESFEINAAKIEHVDDIIEEYEQWLQQTVKTIEDRLLVSRVSIVGETPIHNALHQSRRRLEASLRATAITHGAGQAWMEKFRLRTSTPNHELDMGDLEGPLASVSKIFDDLRNSPERGKLIANEFAALIKKVPEQEENFSADNAQWVDELIESAAAELLGRLQGSEDAN from the coding sequence TTGAGTAAACGAAGAATCTTACATGCCGCGGACATCCATCTGGACAGCCCGCTGCAAAACTTGGAATCGTACGAAGATGCTCCGGTCGACCAAATCCGTGGCGCCTCGCGTCGCGCGCTGGAGAATTTGGTGCGGTTGGCGATCGACGAAGAAGTCGACTTGGTCGTGATCGCGGGCGATCTCTACGATGGCGATTGGCGAGATCAAAATACGGGGCTGTTCTTTGTCGCTCAGGCGGCCAAATTGACGCGTGCGGGCATTCCGTTGGTGGTCATCCGCGGCAACCATGATGCACAAAACATCATGACCTCGTCGTTACCGCTGCCCAAGAATCCCGACGGCAGCGAGATCATGTTGGCTGCCGAAAAAGTCGATTGCCGCATCTTCGAATCGATCGGCGTGGCCGTGCACGGTCGCTCGTTTCGCAAGAAAGCGGAAACCGACGATCTGTCGAAAACGTACCCCAAACCGCTCTCAGGAATGTTCAACCTCGGACTGCTGCACACCAGTTTGACGGGGGCCGAGGGGCACGATAATTATTCACCGTGTAAACCGGCTGAATTGACCGCCAAGGAATACGACTATTGGGCGCTCGGGCACATCCACATCCGCGGCGAGCACGGAACCGAGGATGGAGCTCCGATCGTGTTCAGCGGCAATATCCAAGGCCGCCATATTCGCGAATCTGGCGAAAAGGGCTGCGTGATCATCGACATCAATTCCCGCGGCAAATGCACACGAACGTTTCATCCGCTGGATGTCGTTCGCTGGGAATCGTTCGAAATCAATGCCGCGAAGATCGAGCATGTCGATGACATCATCGAAGAATACGAACAGTGGCTGCAACAGACGGTCAAAACGATCGAGGATCGGCTGCTGGTTTCTCGCGTTTCGATTGTCGGAGAAACACCGATCCACAATGCCCTGCATCAAAGTCGTCGTCGTTTAGAAGCGTCGCTTCGCGCCACCGCGATCACGCACGGTGCTGGACAAGCGTGGATGGAAAAGTTTCGCTTGCGAACGTCGACGCCAAATCACGAATTGGACATGGGCGATTTGGAAGGACCACTGGCGAGTGTTTCCAAAATTTTTGACGACCTACGCAACTCACCCGAGCGTGGCAAATTGATTGCCAATGAATTCGCGGCATTGATCAAGAAAGTGCCCGAACAAGAAGAAAACTTTTCCGCCGACAACGCCCAATGGGTCGACGAACTGATTGAATCCGCTGCCGCGGAATTGCTCGGCCGTTTGCAAGGAAGCGAGGACGCGAACTGA
- a CDS encoding UvrD-helicase domain-containing protein: MSLPNPHEITLNASTQTNALRPTLVRASAGTGKTYQLTARLLRILLQDSPPETILATTFTRKAAGEILDRVLLVLSKAGDDNDDDALQQLRDQVGVPTLNHQTCRQLLHKILRNIHRLRICTLDSLFTQLARSFPFELNLPPAWQLTDEIQEMWIQEQAISNVVSMLNPSEMTTILTMLGKGEIKRSIQRELMQVIDTAYSIQRRSEQEVWHKLVVPKRPEQKDLTRVAGELRQAEAKQKTVKAKLQKLADVTETGDFKTLTDETLIVNIAKARRTGEDVKFGRSVLPDGLDEALDVVYAAVRTEVLSLLSAQNEATGKVLAAYDFHVNQLKQATRVLGFEDVAVRLANLFAKVDHASLTNRMDGAIDHVLLDEFQDTSPAQWQVLRPLAMHACDTAAAERDGSSWQTARSFFCVGDTKQAIYGWRGGVAEIFDAVTDEIAGITESEQNVSFRSSPDIIEFVNTLFSNLVRHPMATEGDVKNPADKSAHEAESIRKFAKQFPPHAANNKSLAGYVQIETSHTVKDGDKAANDDASFNDAAKRIAEIHKQSPHKSIGVLTRTNGAVAQLIMRLEALDIEVSQEGGNPLTDSAAVETVLSALMMAEHPGDGRWRFHVEQTLMVVDPSLNENTIRMRVERDGIAQTVEYLAGKLAANCNARDTLRLKQLTRLAIAYENNPGPRLRDFVRLVREKRVERPQRAPVRVMTVHQSKGLEFDVVVLPQLDGPLTRSSGNCVADMKSLSEPPSGITRYIGQTHWHFLDRRWQLAFGGQGASSMTEALCLLYVAITRAKQSLYIIVQPSKKKDFQVKTAASLIYHALGCDADPTADNESLYCSGNPDWYKNDKGPAKRIVAESEPVKHVEIRFAHASSSSRQSANRQPSLRQH; encoded by the coding sequence ATGTCTCTCCCCAACCCCCACGAAATCACCTTGAACGCCTCGACACAAACCAACGCACTTCGCCCGACGCTCGTCCGCGCGTCGGCAGGGACGGGAAAAACGTACCAATTGACCGCTCGGTTGTTGCGAATTCTGCTGCAAGACTCGCCGCCCGAGACGATCCTGGCGACGACGTTTACTCGTAAAGCGGCCGGTGAAATCCTGGACCGTGTGCTGTTGGTCCTTTCCAAAGCGGGCGATGACAACGATGACGATGCACTACAGCAATTGCGAGATCAAGTCGGTGTGCCGACGCTGAACCACCAAACGTGCCGTCAATTGCTGCACAAGATCCTGCGTAACATCCATCGCCTGCGGATCTGCACGCTCGACAGTCTGTTCACGCAATTGGCCCGTTCGTTCCCGTTTGAACTGAACCTGCCTCCCGCGTGGCAATTGACCGACGAGATCCAAGAGATGTGGATCCAAGAACAAGCGATCAGCAACGTGGTTTCGATGCTGAATCCGAGCGAAATGACCACAATCCTGACGATGCTTGGCAAGGGCGAAATCAAGCGTTCGATTCAGCGTGAATTGATGCAAGTCATCGATACCGCGTACAGTATCCAGCGTCGCAGCGAACAAGAGGTATGGCACAAGCTTGTCGTTCCGAAACGTCCCGAGCAAAAAGATTTAACGCGCGTCGCTGGCGAGCTTCGCCAGGCCGAAGCGAAACAAAAGACAGTGAAAGCCAAGCTGCAAAAGTTGGCGGACGTCACTGAAACGGGCGACTTCAAGACGTTGACCGATGAAACGTTGATCGTGAATATCGCCAAGGCACGCCGGACCGGCGAGGATGTCAAGTTCGGACGCAGCGTGTTACCCGATGGACTCGACGAGGCACTGGACGTCGTTTACGCAGCCGTGCGAACCGAGGTACTCAGTTTGCTGAGCGCCCAGAACGAGGCCACGGGCAAGGTGTTGGCGGCCTACGATTTCCACGTCAATCAACTCAAACAAGCCACTCGCGTGCTGGGGTTCGAAGACGTCGCGGTCCGGTTGGCCAACCTGTTTGCCAAGGTCGACCATGCCTCGTTGACCAACCGCATGGACGGCGCGATCGATCATGTTTTGCTCGACGAATTCCAAGACACTTCGCCTGCCCAGTGGCAAGTACTGCGTCCGTTGGCGATGCACGCTTGCGACACCGCCGCCGCGGAGCGTGATGGATCGTCATGGCAGACCGCCCGATCGTTTTTCTGTGTCGGTGATACCAAACAAGCGATCTACGGATGGCGCGGCGGCGTGGCCGAAATCTTTGATGCCGTGACCGACGAGATCGCGGGCATCACCGAATCCGAACAAAACGTCAGCTTTCGTAGCAGTCCCGACATCATCGAGTTCGTCAACACGTTGTTCTCCAACCTCGTTCGTCATCCGATGGCAACCGAAGGCGACGTGAAAAACCCGGCGGACAAATCGGCTCACGAGGCCGAGTCGATTCGCAAGTTTGCGAAACAGTTCCCACCGCATGCAGCCAATAACAAGTCGCTTGCTGGTTACGTGCAAATCGAAACCAGCCACACGGTCAAAGACGGCGACAAAGCGGCTAACGATGACGCCAGTTTCAATGACGCCGCAAAACGAATCGCCGAAATCCACAAGCAATCGCCGCACAAATCAATCGGGGTGCTGACGCGAACCAACGGCGCGGTGGCTCAATTGATCATGCGGTTGGAGGCACTCGATATCGAAGTCAGCCAAGAAGGGGGCAATCCGCTGACCGATTCCGCCGCCGTCGAAACGGTGTTGTCGGCCCTGATGATGGCCGAGCATCCCGGCGATGGGCGTTGGCGATTCCACGTCGAACAAACGTTGATGGTGGTCGATCCGTCGCTCAATGAAAACACGATTCGGATGCGAGTCGAACGCGATGGGATTGCCCAAACGGTCGAGTATCTCGCTGGCAAACTTGCTGCGAACTGCAACGCCCGCGACACGCTGCGGCTGAAACAATTAACGCGGCTGGCCATCGCCTACGAGAACAATCCTGGCCCGCGACTGCGAGACTTCGTGCGTTTGGTCCGCGAGAAGCGGGTCGAACGGCCTCAGCGTGCTCCGGTGCGAGTGATGACGGTGCATCAATCCAAGGGACTCGAGTTCGATGTTGTGGTGTTGCCGCAGTTGGACGGGCCGCTCACACGCAGCAGCGGCAATTGCGTTGCGGATATGAAATCGCTGAGCGAACCGCCCAGCGGAATCACGCGTTATATTGGACAAACGCATTGGCATTTCCTGGATCGCCGCTGGCAACTCGCGTTTGGGGGGCAAGGAGCAAGCTCGATGACCGAGGCGCTCTGTTTGTTGTATGTTGCCATTACGCGAGCCAAGCAGTCGCTGTACATCATCGTTCAGCCGAGCAAGAAAAAGGACTTTCAAGTCAAAACCGCCGCGTCGCTGATCTATCACGCGCTGGGTTGTGACGCGGACCCTACAGCCGACAATGAATCGCTGTATTGTTCGGGAAACCCTGATTGGTACAAAAATGACAAGGGGCCTGCAAAACGGATCGTCGCTGAAAGCGAGCCCGTCAAGCACGTCGAGATCCGCTTTGCCCACGCGTCGTCGTCGTCGCGTCAAAGTGCAAACCGCCAACCTTCATTGAGACAGCATTGA